From Pelmatolapia mariae isolate MD_Pm_ZW linkage group LG22, Pm_UMD_F_2, whole genome shotgun sequence, a single genomic window includes:
- the LOC135932599 gene encoding fMet-Leu-Phe receptor-like, whose protein sequence is MVFILLFPPSLPLVLPSVSLLQKSSSSPVSCHATGFYPNRGMMFWRKDGEAIHEVVDPGEILPNHDGTFQMSVDLNVSSVKPEDWRRYNCMFQFSNVEDIIFTKLDKPVIRTNRVETLPDMMIPVIPIVVAAVVVLILVAAVGFAVYKKKKGGQDAGAYSMSHNATRGSTEQTSLHAMFPNDSLPNNTVKLSKDDQETMLGISAIMDNVRTILFTLTTVLGITGNSVVIWVAGFKFKPKVTNVWLVNLAIADLIFCFTQVLTVTKKLFFQHFSFGLFVCKFKTFFKYTNMFCSVFLLAVISLDRVLCVWQPVLTKRRRTLWAARVVAVCIWIAAMLFSIPYFIHHQVYLGKNNLSTCLLHPKEKGYNNTIVALYSIRFLCGFIFPFMVILVCYILAAVGIQRTRLSGKSRPLRILACLVIAFFLCWAPYHCLLLVKMVDSKKALLKIWYPVAEGIACFNSCVNPLLYFCMGLKVSEGFRQSLIRVYKRGLADDIDGQMTHSTDRSLD, encoded by the exons ATGGTCTTCATCCTTCTCTTTCCACCTTCCCTCCCTCTAGTTCTTCCCTCAGTGTCTCTCCTCCAGAAGTCTTCCTCCTCTCCAGTCAGCTGCCACGCTACAGGTTTCTATCCTAACAGAGGTATGATGTTCTGGAGGAAAGATGGAGAGGCGATCCATGAAGTTGTGGATCCTGGAGAGATCCTCCCCAACCATGATGGGACCTTCCAGATGAGTGTTGATCTGAATGTTTCATCAGTCAAACCTGAAGACTGGAGAAGATACAACTGTATGTTTCAGTTCTCCAATGTTGAGGACATCATTTTCACCAAACTGGATAAACCCGTGATTAGAACCAACAGgg tAGAGACGCTCCCTGACATGATGATCCCAGTCATTCCCATAGTGGTTGCTGCAGTGGTTGTTCTCATCCTCGTGGCTGCTGTTGGATTTGCTGTttacaaaaagaagaaag GGGGACAGGACGCTGGAGCCTATTCCATGAGTCATAATGCTACAAGAGGAAGTACTGAACagaccagtct CCATGCCATGTTTCCCAATGACTCTCTGCCCAACAACACAGTCAAGCTTTCTAAAGATGACCAGGAAACTATGCTGGGCATCAGTGCCATTATGGACAATGTCAGAACCATTCTCTTTACACTGACTACTGTGCTCGGCATCACAGGAAACTCTGTGGTCATCTGGGTGGCTGGATTCAAATTTAAG CCAAAGGTCACCAACGTGTGGCTGGTGAATCTGGCGATAGCAGACCTGATCTTCTGCTTCACACAAGTTTTGACTGTTACTAAGAAGCTCTTCTTTCAGCACTTTTCTTTCGGCCTCTTCGTCTGCAAGTTCAAGACCTTCTTCAAATACACCAACATGTTCTGCTCTGTCTTTCTGCTGGCTGTGATCAGTCTGGATCGAGTGCTTTGTGTCTGGCAACCTGTCCTCACAAAGCGTCGTCGCACCCTGTGGGCAGCGAGGGTGGTGGCAGTCTGTATCTGGATCGCAGCAATGCTCTTCAGCATTCCCTACTTCATCCATCACCAAGTCTACCTGGGCAAGAATAACCTGAGTACGTGCTTGCTGCATCCAAAGGAGAAGGGGTACAACAACACCATAGTTGCTCTCTACTCCATCCGCTTCCTGTGCGGCTTCATATTTCCCTTCATGGTGATTCTGGTCTGTTACATCCTGGCCGCTGTGGGAATCCAACGCACTCGCCTGTCAGGGAAGTCCCGCCCTCTGCGTATACTAGCATGTTTGGTCATTGCCTTCTTCCTGTGCTGGGCGCCTTACCACTGCCTCTTACTGGTGAAGATGGTGGACAGTAAAAAGGCACTGTTGAAAATCTGGTACCCTGTAGCAGAGGGTATTGCCTGCTTCAACAGCTGTGTGAACCCACTGTTATACTTCTGCATGGGGCTAAAAGTCAGTGAGGGATTTAGACAGAGTCTGATAAGAGTTTATAAAAGAGGCCTGGCAGATGACATAGACGGCCAGATGACTCACTCCACTGATCGTTCTTTGGATTAA